A section of the Agarivorans litoreus genome encodes:
- the waaF gene encoding lipopolysaccharide heptosyltransferase II codes for MKILVVGPSWVGDMVMSQSLYKTLKQLHPKAQLDVLAPDWCRPMLERMPEVDNALRMPLGHGDLQLATRWKLARELKQNRYDWAITQPNSLKSALIPWFAGIKQRTGWKGESRYGLLNDLRSNKQKFPLMVERYVSLAHPKTSMQSAADLPAYLHPQLQANQANQQEALTQLALNTEQPILALCPGAEFGPAKRWPEQHYAQVAAHWISERKGQVWIFGSDKDQAVGAQIISHVPQEQQQYCHNLAGKTKLAEAIDLMALATLAVSNDSGLMHIAAALELPLIAVYGSSSPKYTPPLTKHAAILHTDIDCRPCFKKTCQFGHLKCLTELSAGRAIHAMDELLP; via the coding sequence ATGAAAATTTTGGTGGTAGGCCCATCTTGGGTAGGCGATATGGTAATGTCGCAAAGCTTGTACAAAACCCTTAAACAACTGCACCCCAAGGCGCAGTTGGACGTATTAGCACCAGATTGGTGTCGCCCCATGCTGGAGCGGATGCCCGAAGTAGACAATGCGCTGCGTATGCCCTTAGGCCACGGTGATTTGCAACTTGCAACACGTTGGAAGCTAGCCCGCGAGCTAAAACAAAACCGCTATGATTGGGCCATTACCCAACCTAACTCATTAAAGTCCGCACTAATCCCTTGGTTTGCCGGCATTAAGCAACGTACTGGTTGGAAAGGGGAAAGCCGCTATGGTCTGCTTAACGATTTGCGCAGCAACAAACAAAAATTCCCACTAATGGTGGAGCGTTATGTTTCCTTGGCTCACCCTAAAACGTCGATGCAATCAGCAGCTGATCTACCCGCTTATCTGCACCCTCAGCTACAAGCCAACCAAGCAAATCAGCAAGAGGCTTTAACTCAGCTTGCATTAAACACAGAACAGCCAATATTAGCCTTGTGCCCTGGCGCAGAATTTGGTCCTGCAAAGCGCTGGCCAGAGCAACACTACGCCCAAGTGGCAGCCCACTGGATTAGCGAGCGCAAAGGTCAAGTATGGATTTTTGGCTCAGATAAAGATCAAGCCGTGGGAGCGCAAATCATTAGCCACGTCCCCCAAGAGCAGCAACAGTACTGCCACAACCTTGCAGGAAAAACTAAGTTAGCTGAAGCTATCGATTTAATGGCGCTAGCGACTTTGGCGGTAAGTAATGACTCAGGTTTAATGCACATCGCCGCAGCGCTAGAGTTACCGTTAATCGCCGTTTATGGTTCGTCTTCACCAAAATACACACCACCACTAACCAAACATGCCGCTATCTTGCATACTGATATCGATTGTCGCCCGTGTTTTAAAAAGACTTGTCAGTTTGGCCACCTAAAGTGTTTAACCGAACTGTCTGCTGGTAGAGCAATTCATGCAATGGATGAGTTATTGCCTTAA